A region of the Vanrija pseudolonga chromosome 2, complete sequence genome:
GTGGTGTCAGTGTGAGCTCGCCTGCCTGGGTGTCATCAGCCCGCCGCCAGTGCACGCACGAGGATGTTCATTGTGTGATGGGAAGACGATGATGGATGCGGTGTCTGTGACCTTGATGTCgtcgatgacggcggcggcgactgcaGCATGCAACTGGCTGGAGTGGcgctccgcgcgctccaACCGCAGTGAGCAATGTTGGTGGCACGTGGTATTTGGTTCCGCAGGTGTCTCGTGTCTCTCTCTCGATGCGTCGTTGTCCGGCCCACCCGCCACCGAGCAGCACCGAGCATGGTAGATGTGGACGCGCTAACATTCTAGATGCCCGAGATCACGACCGGACAGAACGACGACTGCAACCCACCCCGCCATCACATCACACTAAACCCCACACGATATTGCCATCTCTGACGACACACTCTGGCATCAACCACCACATCAACACTAGCGactcccccaccccacccggCAGCCGCCGTCTGACACGCCATGCTCGTCAGGTCACTTGCcacgctcgcactcgcgTTCATCGCGGCACCAACagcgctcgccaaggcgccgaccgaccctggcaccgaggtcgagctcaagCAGCTCACCGACGCAAACTTCAACTCGAGCGTTGCGAGCGGTGTCTGGTGAGCTAGTCGCCAGGATGCCACTGACTCAtaggctcgtcgagcacttCTCACCAAAATGTACGACGGCATATGCCACGTTACTCAAATGCTGACAAACAGGCTGGCACTGCCGCGCCTTCATGCCGACTTGGGAGCGCCTCGTGGCATACAATCAGCACCATGAGCGCCTATGGGGCTTCCACATGCGCCAGGTCAACTGCCTTGCCCAGGGAGGTGGGTAGCGCGAGCAGGACGCATACTGATGACAGACCTCTGTGATGACAACGGGGTCAAGGGATGTGAGTGACGCTGCCTGGACTGCTGCTGACTCACCTCAGATCCCCAGATCAACCTCTACATTGACGGCAAGATGATCCAGGAGTTTGACCAGAGCCGCGAGTTCGACGACGTACAGGACTTTATCGAGAAGCATGGGCTGAAGTACGCTCGCGACACTGTCATGGGCGGGTcagacgacacggacgacgacacccCGCTCAAGCCGACGCCGTTCAAGCGCACTAACCCCAACGGCGAGGTgcaggaggtcgacgaggcgggaTTCCTGGAGCTCAAGAAGCAAGGTcctgtcctcgtcgagttCTACGCGCCCTGGTGCAGCCAGTGAGTTTCGCATGAATCTCGAGGCGCTCATCTAACTCGCGCAGCTGCAAGTCGCTCAAGCCTAGTACGTGGTCTCGATGACGGCGTACTCCATCGACTGACACCCCAGCCTACGCCAaggtcgcggccgagctcaagggcaaggtcaacgtcgccgccgtcaatTGTGATGTCCACAAGGGCTTCTGCCATGTCAACGGCATCGAGGGATTCCCAACCATTCGAATGTGCGTGAGAGGAGACCAGCTCTGCAGCCACTGACACTCCCAGGTATaacaaggccgccgagaggATCGAATACAGCGGCTCTCGGTCGCTGAACAAGATTAAGCAGTTTGCCGTCGAGAAGTCCAGGGGGTAGGTTTTGTCCGTCCATCGTCGGTGCTCACCCCCGCAGTCTTGACCTCAAGCCCATCAAGGGCGGTGACTTTTACGACATCCTGGCACACGACGACATCTTCTTCCTCTACCTGCAAAACTTTGACACTACTCTggacgagctcaagcagACAGAGGCCGCTCTGCGCACACTGAGGAACTCGGTGCCTACCTACACCGCCTCTGACCCGCTTCTCTACGTCAACCTGAGTATCCAGAACCCGGCGCCAacctcgctcctccttgccTTCGCGGGTCACTCGAACAAGCCAGTTGGCAGCATTGCGCTCCCCACGATCGACGCAAAGCTGCACCGCTTCATCAACACGCACCGCCTGCCCAACCTGGTCGACCTGACCAAGAACAACTATGCGGATATTATGAAGAATGACGCGCACGCGATTGTCGTCCTTGGTGTTGtccacggcgacgagcgcggtgTCGAGGAGAGGAAGAAGCTGGAGGAGGTGTCCAAGGCTTGGaagcgaggcggccggccgTTCACTCAGCCCGTATGGTTTGCCGCTGTTGACGGCGACAAGTGGGCCAGCTGGGTGTTACGGACCTACGGGTGGGTTGGAGACAGATGCAGAGCTGACGCATAAGAATCCGAAAGAAGGACTtccccgccgtcgtggtCATTGACACTGAGATGAACGAGTACTACGACCAGACGATCGAAGAAGAACCCGTCAAGTACACTGGCGCCGACATCTTCTCtgtgctcgagggcgtgtACCAGCACTTCTTGAAACCCAAGAAGATTGAGACTGGCTGGAGCGCACGAAACGCTTCGGTTAATCTGATCCTTTTGAGCGTGAGTGGCTTTTCTTGGCGTCGCTGACCCTGTAGCACTGGGCTGTCGAGCACCCGATCAAGGCCGTGTttgcgctcgtcgcctcTGTCACGGTCCTCGTTACTATCCTCCAGCGCTGCGTCAAGAGAGATCTGCGGAGCGTTGCGGGAGGGTACCTCAATGAGAAGGGTGCTCCTCATACGCGCCTCGACTAGGCGAGTGGCGCCCAGAGTCGAGGCCGATGTGGCTGTAGTAGTGATCATTTCGGTCCATGTTTCCATTAGCACTTATCATACCCTGGCTGTTTGCTTGCGAGGGAGTGGAGTCCGCGAGCCAGTctgcagccgcagcagcaacaaccAGCATGCATCTGATTAATACCCATCTTGTGGTGCGGGTTGTGATGGGTGATCTTCCTGACGTCATGAAACAGTGGCTACCGTGTCCCCCCCTAACCATGTATTACGAGACTGTGTGAGAGCTTGTAACAAAAAAGGTGGTGGGTACCAGTGGGAGCGAATGGGAGCCAGCTTAGTTTGCGTGACCTTCTTTGTCGCACTTTTGATTCCTTAGGCCCAGCAGATCATCCATCAATCTGCAACATGGATTCCCTGAGTCTAtaacccacccagccagggGGGGAGGTGCGGCCGCGGCCAGGAGGGGCCAGGTGTAACCGCCAGGAGCGCCAAACGGAACCCTCGCATCATTCGGTGCCTCCAAGGTTGTGGGGTCGTGACAATTTTGCTTGCGTGCGCGTGAGGTGCAGCGGTAGCGGTACGCGAATATGCGAGCGATCCAGGAGGGGAGggcgtgcgtgtgtgagtGCTTGAGTGCGTGAGTGCGTGCTTCTGCGGGCGCTGTGTGCGGGGCAAGAggggcgcgtgcgcgtgttTTTGCTACAGGCGCTCGCGAACTGGCGCGACCCTCAACTGACCTCTCTGTGTCAGTCACTAGGGCCTGCCTTGCTTGCATCTcttggctgcctgcctgacTGTCATCTGTCAGCCTACTACTAACACTGCCAAGGAGGACGCGAGGAATGTTaagacgccgccgacgccgctggctgTCGTTTAGAAAGActcgcgtcgacgccatgTACCAGAGTTGAGGACGAGTGCAGTTGcagagggcggcgcggcggcggcgcgacagGCGCGCGaacgacggcgcgtcgtctGCGTGTCGAAATGTGAATCGACATAAACACTGATGCCCTGAAAGGGGAAAGTGGCCACAGTGGTGGGACGGGCAGTGAGGAGGGCAGTCGGGGGGCAACCCCCCCTTTTCGTCGTTACCCTGCCTTGCTCCGTCCTGGCCACCCACTCAGACTGTGCCACCCACAGAGGCCTTGGACATTGTGCCCTCCTCGCTCCTATTCTACCCCTGGCGCCCTCCGTCCCGGCACACCCCTCAcctacccacccacccagcaccaccaccaccactctgTAACAGACCAGGCCAGGCGCCAGGCGCCGCCTCcttgcagccagccagcctgcagcctgcagccAGGAGCCACAACCTCGCATCAGGTTTGACAACCGACCGACGCTGActgccctcgtcctcctcgacgcaTCCTCGCACAAGCCCGCTTGCTCGCTGTTGcagtcctcgtcctcctcaccccccCTCCATCTTTCCTCCTCAGCTCAGCCCACGGCAGGCCGTCGGCaacgcacacacacacaactcGACATTGTTGGCCACACGCTCTCACACGAACGGCCATTGAAAACAAACTAGACAGCCCTCTCTGAGCGGACCCTTTTCCTCAGCGCTGCTCATCGCCCCCGTCTCCTCTCCACCGCCATCCacaaccccctcccccctctcgTGCAGTCGCACATCTCGCTCTCTACGtcgctcaacctcgtcgtcgtcgtcctcgtcgtcctcgtcgtcctcgtcgctgtggGCCGCAGCTCGTGCAAAGGTTGCAACCCTCGAGACAAGAACAGAAAGAGTTGCAAACGGTGAGTAGCTCACACCATCTCGCCGCCCCTCTCGCCGTCCACTGGCCTGCATCGCCTCCCAGTTTCCCGCAGACAAAGCAAAGCCAATCCCCCACACACGGCCATTGTCGCCCAGTCAACAAGATATCCTGGGCAAAAGGCCCACGTTTACCATACTGCCTTGACAAAGCAtatctcgtcgccgaggcgctgtgTTCCGATCCTCTCGTTCATTCGCATCGCGCCGGCAACGAGCGAGCGATACACAGTCACGACATTTGTCACTGACACCCGCTCAGCCTTCACGACTCTTGACTACCATCACCACGGCTCACGTCCCCCTCCGCCCCATTCACGACCCCCTACGGACCATGCAAGTATAGACCCCACATCCAACACCCCCAAACAACACTAGCAACCCACCTGTAGAAGTATATCATTCAAACAACACACCATGTCCCGCCCCCCGTTCAACTCGAACGTCTCCTTCCAGGAGGGCGGTCAacctccccgccgcgcatCGCAGCAGCCGCCCCAGAGACCACCTGgcccgcccgcgctcccCTCCAAGGACAGCTTTGGGAGCACGTCGGCCAACGTTGCGCAGCTCGGctacgaggagggcggcTACGGCGGCCACCCCAGCTTCTCACAGGCCAGCGGCGATGTTAGGCGGAAAAAGAGCATGGTGCGCCCAGAGCGTGAGCGCATCGAGCCCGGACACCGTCAATACCACTACCGCGAGcacgccaacgacgacaatgtTCGCGTCCAGGCCAGTAGTGAGTAGTCTAGCGACCCATGAGCTATAGATCGTAGCTGACCTTGTCTACAGACACGGGCAACCGTCCCTACGCCCCCAACCAGTCAGGCGGCGCCAACCTCCGTCGTGGAAGATCGGTCCTCGGCCGTGAAGGCGATGTTGACACCAACGAGTCCGGCCTGAACCTGTTCAAGCGCGGTGCGACTATCCGCCGCAAggcctcgcgcgcagctcctcgcccgcaGACAGCCGCCCAGCCAAAGCCCGCAGAGGCAAAGCCTcgaggctgctgctctggTATCGCCCCCGGTCCAATTGATGGTTGGATGATCTACTGCTTCGTCATTACTTGCTGGATCCCCAACTTTATCATCTCCAAGGTCTTTGGCAAGAAGACGCCCGAGGCCCAGCGAGCCTGGCGAGAGAAGATGGGCATCGTCGCCATCTGCGCCAGTCTGATGGCAATCGTCGGTTTCATTACCTTCGGCTTCACCAACGTTGTCTGTGGTCCCTCCGGCCTGCGTCTCAAGAACGGCAATgtgtcgagctcgaacgTCATTGTCAACGGTTACACGTACGACCTGGGCACCTGGCACCACCCCACCATTGGCCCCTTCAACTCCACCAACAGCCCCCTCTACATGGATGGCTACAtggccggcggccgcgacatTTCGTTCCTCTTCCAGAACGTCAACCAGAAGTGCTTGAACATTATCACCCCGGCATCGTCCACCATCCCCAGCCAGGGCAACAACATGGCGTGGTACTTCCCCTGCAACATCTTTGGCCAGAACGGCACAAACGCCGTCAACCAGTCGGGTTACGACTCGGCGGTCAACTGCCACACATCGCAGAGCGCTCGCGACCAGTTCAAGACCCTCGCGAAGGAGAAGATGGACGGTCGTTATGCCGGTGTCGTCTACTTCAGCTGGGAGCAGGTCCGCAACCAGACtgccaacctcgccgtgtACAAGGGGTGAGTTCAGTTCATTAGGTTCCCTGGCTAACATTTACAGCTCCGTCATTGACATGAACTTGCTTCAGTGGCTCAACAAGGAGGTGGTCCGCTACCCTGCTCTCTTTGACACGATGAAGTCGGGCAACTCGACTTTCCGTGGTCGCGACATCACCGCCCTCATGAGCCGCGCCGGCTGGGAGGATGAAGGCAACTGTCTCAACGACGTTATCCGTGTTGGCTTTGTCGACTCTATCACCATTGGATGTGTCGCCTCCAACATTGTTCTCTACGTTTCGCTCGTCTTCATTCTCGGTGCAGTGCTCATCAAGTTCTTCATGGCGCTGTACTTCGGCTGGTTCCTCAGCTGGCGTATCGGCAACTTTGAGGGCGAGAGCTACAAGCAGCGCATGAAGCGTGCCGAGGAGATTGAAAACTGGACAGACGACATCTACAGAGCCGCTCCTGGCTACCTCCGACCCAACGCCAAGGagaacaagaagaagagcCACTTCCTGCCTACACAGTCTCGTTTCACCCGCCCAGACACCATGATGGTTCCCCAGTCGCGCCCTGGTACTGGCTACGGTACCGGTTCGACTTACGACGTGGGCCGTCGCCAGGGCTCGAGCGTCTACGGCAACAAGTTGACTCCCGGAGGTGCTCGCGACACGCCTCCAGGCTCGCCCATGCTCCGCGGTTCGCGttcttcttcctcgctgCCGTTCGGTCGTGACGGCGAGTCGATGTTCGCCGGTGACCAGCCTTGCCCATGGCCCCTCAACAACGTCGTCCCCCAGCCTCCTGCCGACTTTGAGCCCTTCGGTTACCCGCTTGTTCACACGCTCTGTCTCGTCACGGCCTACTCTGAGTCCATCGAGGGTCTTCGCACCACCCTTGATTCGATTGCCACGACCGACTACCCCAACAGCCACaagctcatcctcgtcgtctgtgACGGCATGGTTCGTGGCTCTGGCTCCAAGCAGTTCACCCCCGACATTGTCCTCAGCATGATGAAGGAGCTGGTCATCCCCGagtccgaggtcgaggcccaCTCGTACGTTGCCATTGCCGACGGCCACAAGCGCCACAACATGGCCAAGGTCTACGCCGGTTTCTACGACTACGACAACGACACTGTCGAGCCCtccaagcagcagcgcgtgcCCATGGTCCTCGTTGCCAAGACTGGTAACCCCCTGGAGCGCAACGATGCCAAGCCTGGAAACCGTGGAAAGCGTGACTCGCAGATTGTTGTCATGGGCTTCCTCCAGAAGGTCATGTTCGACGAGCGCATGACTACGTTCGAGTACGAGTTCTTCAACGCCATCTGGCGCTGCACTGGAGTCACACCCGACAGATACGAAACAGTGCTCTGTGTCGACGCAGATACCAAGGTCTTCCCCGACTCGGTCTCTCGCATGAACGCCTGCATGGTCAACGACACGGAGATCATGGGTCTCTGCGGTGAGACCAAGATTGCCAACAAGCGCGAGACTTGGGTCACCATGATCCAGGTCTTCGAGTACTACATTTCGCACCACCAGACCAAGGCGTTCGAGTCCGTCTTTGGTGGTGTAACCTGTCTCCCCGGTTGTTTCTCCATGTACCGCATCAAGGCGCCCAAGGGCGGCTCGGGTTACTGGGTTCCTATTCTCGCCAACcccgacattgtcgagcacTACTCGGAGAACATTGTTGACACGCTGCACAAGAAGAACCTCTTGCTGCTTGGAGAGGACCGATACCTCTCGACGCTCATGCTCAAGACGTTCCCCAAGCGCAAGATGGTCTTCTGTCCCCAGGCGGTCTGCAAGACGATTGTCCCCGACACTTTCAAGGTTCTGCTCTcgcagcgtcgtcgttggaTCAACTCGACCATTCACAACCTGTTCGAGCTCATGCTTGTCCGCGACCTCTGCGGCACATTCTGCTTCTCGATGCAGTTTGTCGTCTTCATGGACCTTGTCGGTACACTCGTCCTCCCGGCCGCCATCTCGTTCACGCTCTACATCCTCATCATTACCATCCTCCCCAGGAGCGTCACGCACCAGGCCAAGCCTATCGTCTCGCTCGTCCTTCTCGCCTGTATCCTCGGTCTCCCCGGTGtgctcatcatcatcacctcgcgcaagctcgtcTACGTCGGCTGGATGCTCATGTACCTGCTCTCGCTCCCCGTCTGGAACTTTGTCCTGCCTGCCTACTCGTTCTGGCACATGGACGACTTCTCCTGGGGTGAGACGCGTAAGGTCGCGGGtgagggcaagggcgacgcTTCGCAcggcgacaaggagggcACGTTCGACTCGTCCAACATTGTTATGAAGCGCTGGATCGAGTTtgagcgtgagcgccgctggcgcgagGGCACGACTTCGCGCGACTCGTACTACGACGTCATCCAGCGCTCCAACTCGCCAAAGAACAGCAACCGCTACTCGATGGTGTCGACTAGCGAGACGTACCAGAGCGGCCTGTACACTGCCGAGTCCAACCAGAACCTGCGCCCTAGCCAGAGCCCTATTTACGGCTCGGGCTACGTCCAGAGCCCATCCGAATACACCCCCGGCTCCcagcacctcggcctccctGGCCGTGGTGAgccctcgtcttcgtctGCCGAGTCCGCACGCCGCACCAACCGCAGCCCCGTGGACTCTCGCCGCGAGCCCAGCTACCAGGGGCAGTACCACGACGAAGAACAGCCAATCCTGCGCACGTCGCCCGAGCTGAGCTACTCGTCGGGCGACAGGAGAGCTcagcctgctcctgctgcgcGTGGCGTTTCGCTCGTTGACCCGGGCTACGTGCCCCCCGCGAGCGCTGCCGACCCTGTGCGCCGTGTCGcacgccagcagcaccagagGCGAACATCGAACGGGCGCCAGAACGTCATgtcgccaacgtcgtcgcAGTCTCATGGATCGAGCCTGCCGCCTGGTGCTGCCCCCGCGAGATTCTAAACGAACTCGCAACCTCGCTCCTTACGACCGTCTGGACATTTAAGTGCCTTGCGCTCCACCACGGACTCTACACCATtgggctgcggctgcggctgcagcCGCCCTGTTGATATCCATGCCCGTAGTTACTTTAGCTTTGGACAGATATGAGATTCACGCATTGCTAGGAAGTGGCGCGTGCGGCACAGGGGTGTACTGGGCTGGACTACCTAGTAACTATTAACTGCTGTCTACGGACCGCAACGCTCTCTTTCTTACTGACCATCCTGCTAGGGACAACACTCGCCCTCCCTACGGCTGCCCCTCCCAATGAATACTGTCGGCATGGAAGCGCATCATGTCCGCAGCGGCCTGGCGCACGCGCTCAACATCagccggccgcgcgccaaCATGGGCCGCGACGTCCTCCCAGCCGCGCAGCCGGAGGTGCGGAGCGACGCGGTGTACATGGTCGAGGGGTTGCGCCCTTctcccgacgacgccgccaaggaggaggtcTGGCGTCGCGTCAGGTCAGCACCGGCCCGTCTGTCCCCCGAACTCGCTCGGACTCACGCAGGAGGTTGCGCCGCACAGCGGGAGCGAGCACGCGGCACCCGCGTCCGCGGACGCGCGGGCCGTTGTCTGCAGGGACGAATGGGACCTggggcggcatggcggcgggggagagctcgcgcagcggcgtgtcggcgcgggTACGTGCAgcggggacggggacggGTTGccggtcgactcggcggactttggccttgggcttgtgTTCACtcttggcctcgggctcACGCTTGGGCAGGCGTTCACTCTTAGTCTCCCGCTCCCGCTTGGGCTTgtggtcgcgctcgcggtcgtggtcgcgcttgcgctcccggggccgcgccggcgtgctgcCCGTGTACTCGatgtccgagtcgtcgcttgcgggggcggggcgctTGGGCGGGGTTGCGGTgggccgctgcgccggctcgAGTGTGGGTGGGACCAGGACGGGTGCGCGTTGCTTGTGCGTGGCCgctgcccgtgccgccgggtacgacgagctgggTGCCTttgctgttgtcgtcgccggtTCCGGTAACGCCGTGCGCTCGGCcccgctcgtcgtctgctTGGCCACTATCGGCGTGctcccgcctgccgccgggGCGGACACGCCTCgcgttgcgcgcggcgtcgctggccgcggtgacggccgccgccacgccggtTCTGCGTTtcggctcgccgccgccgttgccgtcgccgtgcccgccgtgccgcctGTCGCCGCCGGGCTTTCGAGCACTGGTGGTACTTCGCTCATGTCGTGATGtaggaggatgaggagacGTCCAACGACCATGACTCATGTGAAGAGCAAGTGTGTATGTGTGCGCCCACACACATGGCGTCAGCCATGGAATGCATGTGGCACATGACGGCGTCTGTGCGACTGCCACAATTCACCCCATGAGCAATGCACCCTCACTCTCTACTTAATCTACAATGACATATATGCAATATTATCGTcacacgacgcgacgctctCCACCCCCTATGCAAGGAACTTTTGGAGGCTGTTCTTGGcccccgcgtcggcgcggtccCAGTACGGGCCAAGGCCGAcagcctgcgcgcgcgtgagcaCGTCCACGACGTACGAGCGCAGCGGGATGTGGAACGCAGGGTCCGCATCCTCGAGCGTGCTGCGGCGAGATCCCTCGGGCGTGTGCTCGATCTCGCCCCACTGTGTTGGGTTGTCGTTCTTCCAGTGGTTGATCGAGGCCCTGGAGGGGCGTCAGCGGAATCTCAGCCGACGTACTCACTCGCC
Encoded here:
- the TXNDC5 gene encoding Thioredoxin domain-containing protein 5 produces the protein MLVRSLATLALAFIAAPTALAKAPTDPGTEVELKQLTDANFNSSVASGVWLVEHFSPKCWHCRAFMPTWERLVAYNQHHERLWGFHMRQVNCLAQGDLCDDNGVKGYPQINLYIDGKMIQEFDQSREFDDVQDFIEKHGLKYARDTVMGGSDDTDDDTPLKPTPFKRTNPNGEVQEVDEAGFLELKKQGPVLVEFYAPWCSHCKSLKPTYAKVAAELKGKVNVAAVNCDVHKGFCHVNGIEGFPTIRMYNKAAERIEYSGSRSLNKIKQFAVEKSRGLDLKPIKGGDFYDILAHDDIFFLYLQNFDTTLDELKQTEAALRTLRNSVPTYTASDPLLYVNLSIQNPAPTSLLLAFAGHSNKPVGSIALPTIDAKLHRFINTHRLPNLVDLTKNNYADIMKNDAHAIVVLGVVHGDERGVEERKKLEEVSKAWKRGGRPFTQPVWFAAVDGDKWASWVLRTYGIRKKDFPAVVVIDTEMNEYYDQTIEEEPVKYTGADIFSVLEGVYQHFLKPKKIETGWSARNASVNLILLSHWAVEHPIKAVFALVASVTVLVTILQRCVKRDLRSVAGGYLNEKGAPHTRLD
- the CHS3_2 gene encoding Chitin synthase 3, with the protein product MSRPPFNSNVSFQEGGQPPRRASQQPPQRPPGPPALPSKDSFGSTSANVAQLGYEEGGYGGHPSFSQASGDVRRKKSMVRPERERIEPGHRQYHYREHANDDNVRVQASNTGNRPYAPNQSGGANLRRGRSVLGREGDVDTNESGLNLFKRGATIRRKASRAAPRPQTAAQPKPAEAKPRGCCSGIAPGPIDGWMIYCFVITCWIPNFIISKVFGKKTPEAQRAWREKMGIVAICASLMAIVGFITFGFTNVVCGPSGLRLKNGNVSSSNVIVNGYTYDLGTWHHPTIGPFNSTNSPLYMDGYMAGGRDISFLFQNVNQKCLNIITPASSTIPSQGNNMAWYFPCNIFGQNGTNAVNQSGYDSAVNCHTSQSARDQFKTLAKEKMDGRYAGVVYFSWEQVRNQTANLAVYKGSVIDMNLLQWLNKEVVRYPALFDTMKSGNSTFRGRDITALMSRAGWEDEGNCLNDVIRVGFVDSITIGCVASNIVLYVSLVFILGAVLIKFFMALYFGWFLSWRIGNFEGESYKQRMKRAEEIENWTDDIYRAAPGYLRPNAKENKKKSHFLPTQSRFTRPDTMMVPQSRPGTGYGTGSTYDVGRRQGSSVYGNKLTPGGARDTPPGSPMLRGSRSSSSLPFGRDGESMFAGDQPCPWPLNNVVPQPPADFEPFGYPLVHTLCLVTAYSESIEGLRTTLDSIATTDYPNSHKLILVVCDGMVRGSGSKQFTPDIVLSMMKELVIPESEVEAHSYVAIADGHKRHNMAKVYAGFYDYDNDTVEPSKQQRVPMVLVAKTGNPLERNDAKPGNRGKRDSQIVVMGFLQKVMFDERMTTFEYEFFNAIWRCTGVTPDRYETVLCVDADTKVFPDSVSRMNACMVNDTEIMGLCGETKIANKRETWVTMIQVFEYYISHHQTKAFESVFGGVTCLPGCFSMYRIKAPKGGSGYWVPILANPDIVEHYSENIVDTLHKKNLLLLGEDRYLSTLMLKTFPKRKMVFCPQAVCKTIVPDTFKVLLSQRRRWINSTIHNLFELMLVRDLCGTFCFSMQFVVFMDLVGTLVLPAAISFTLYILIITILPRSVTHQAKPIVSLVLLACILGLPGVLIIITSRKLVYVGWMLMYLLSLPVWNFVLPAYSFWHMDDFSWGETRKVAGEGKGDASHGDKEGTFDSSNIVMKRWIEFERERRWREGTTSRDSYYDVIQRSNSPKNSNRYSMVSTSETYQSGLYTAESNQNLRPSQSPIYGSGYVQSPSEYTPGSQHLGLPGRGEPSSSSAESARRTNRSPVDSRREPSYQGQYHDEEQPILRTSPELSYSSGDRRAQPAPAARGVSLVDPGYVPPASAADPVRRVARQQHQRRTSNGRQNVMSPTSSQSHGSSLPPGAAPARF